Proteins from a single region of Chloroherpeton thalassium ATCC 35110:
- the rpmB gene encoding 50S ribosomal protein L28, giving the protein MSKVCILTGKKHQYGNTVSHANNHRRTRFEPNIQAKRIWLEEEKRWVKVKLSAKAIKIISKRGTAELAKLLQGK; this is encoded by the coding sequence ATGTCAAAGGTTTGTATTTTAACGGGAAAAAAGCATCAATACGGAAATACGGTCTCGCACGCAAATAATCATCGCAGAACTCGTTTTGAGCCGAACATACAGGCAAAGCGCATTTGGCTTGAAGAAGAAAAGCGCTGGGTGAAAGTAAAGCTTTCAGCAAAAGCTATCAAAATTATTTCCAAGCGTGGCACTGCCGAGCTTGCGAAGCTGTTGCAAGGAAAATAA
- the rnhA gene encoding ribonuclease HI translates to MKQVVIYTDGACSGNPGKGGWGAVLIFGEKRREISGYEAQTTNNRMEMMAAIQALEQLKEPCAVDLYSDSSYLVNAFNEGWIDGWLRRGWKTAGKKPVLNQDLWQRLLGLTSSHQVTFHKVKGHSTDELNNRCDFLATEAIKTEGA, encoded by the coding sequence ATGAAACAGGTTGTCATTTATACTGATGGTGCGTGCAGCGGCAATCCCGGCAAAGGCGGTTGGGGCGCGGTTCTGATTTTCGGCGAAAAACGAAGAGAAATTTCCGGCTACGAAGCCCAAACCACCAACAACCGCATGGAAATGATGGCTGCCATTCAGGCTTTGGAGCAATTGAAAGAACCCTGTGCCGTCGATTTATATAGCGATTCCAGCTACCTGGTCAATGCGTTTAACGAAGGCTGGATCGACGGTTGGCTAAGGCGTGGATGGAAAACAGCCGGCAAAAAACCTGTTTTGAATCAAGATCTTTGGCAACGCCTGCTCGGCTTAACGAGCTCGCACCAAGTGACTTTTCATAAAGTAAAAGGTCACAGCACAGACGAACTCAACAACCGATGCGACTTTTTAGCCACAGAGGCCATTAAAACTGAAGGCGCATAA